From a single Vibrio tubiashii genomic region:
- a CDS encoding TonB-dependent receptor domain-containing protein, with protein sequence MKPIFSHTLLSTSVACACLTVPMASIASNQLSASDSNNSTTMETVVVTASGYEQLVTEAPATISVITREQLENRSYKDLTDALTDIPGVTVTGGGDGQDISIRGMPAQYTAILVDGRKQSGRETQTNGSTFTEQDWLPPLSAIERIEVVRGPMSTLYGSDALGGVINIITRKDHQQWHGSLRTEMTLQEDSKSGNSYQGQLYLAGPIVDGLLSASVTGLYQERKEDEIEGGYAGKTLDNYRASVYLTPTTDDTFTLEFTNHNQERVTTLDKSVVRESQVAEREYERQSVGLGHNGDYAWGTSASFVSTETVKNIGAEKEIKNSQINTQLGLPIDTHYLTLGASFEQKDLTDNSLSLTSKNQQWAIFAEDEWYLTDTFALTLGLRYDDNEIFDGQLSPRVYGVWSIDPSWTLKGGVSTGYRAPSLTEMDEDWIQESCRGRCAIYGNPELTAETSVNTEMGLYYVDDRDLSANVTLFYSDFKDKIESAYVDPTCTNSRSCDRTYVNIDDAISYGAESSVSQGITESITLSATYTYTRSEKNTDDEDNGLPLVQAPEHQISINGDWAVRDDIASWARVNYQGEEKDNITSDSTRTLAPSITYVDLGANWHVTENVKVMAAVYNLFDEQTTEEEFGYIEDGRRYWLAAEATF encoded by the coding sequence ATGAAACCTATTTTCTCACATACTCTACTATCTACATCCGTCGCTTGTGCTTGTCTTACTGTACCTATGGCAAGCATTGCGAGTAACCAACTTTCTGCTTCCGATAGCAACAATTCAACGACCATGGAGACCGTGGTTGTTACGGCCTCTGGCTACGAACAACTGGTTACAGAAGCACCCGCAACAATCAGTGTTATCACACGAGAACAACTTGAAAATCGTTCATATAAAGACCTTACTGATGCCCTAACTGACATTCCAGGAGTCACAGTTACGGGGGGCGGTGATGGACAAGATATCTCAATCCGAGGTATGCCTGCTCAATACACGGCAATTCTCGTCGATGGCAGAAAGCAGTCTGGCCGAGAAACCCAAACCAACGGTAGTACATTTACCGAACAAGATTGGTTACCGCCACTCAGTGCCATTGAACGCATCGAAGTCGTCCGTGGCCCTATGTCGACTTTGTATGGCTCAGATGCATTAGGAGGGGTGATTAACATCATCACTCGTAAAGACCATCAACAATGGCACGGCAGTTTGCGAACTGAAATGACGCTTCAAGAAGACTCGAAATCAGGGAACAGCTATCAAGGACAGTTATACCTTGCTGGCCCAATTGTCGATGGTCTATTAAGTGCTTCGGTGACTGGCCTATATCAAGAAAGAAAAGAAGACGAGATAGAAGGCGGTTATGCGGGTAAAACCCTCGATAACTACCGAGCGTCTGTCTACCTCACTCCAACAACGGATGATACCTTCACGCTAGAATTTACCAATCACAACCAAGAGCGAGTGACGACTCTAGACAAGTCAGTGGTGCGAGAATCTCAAGTTGCCGAGCGAGAATATGAGCGTCAATCCGTTGGTCTCGGTCACAATGGTGACTATGCATGGGGGACGAGTGCTTCGTTTGTTAGCACTGAAACAGTCAAAAATATCGGTGCAGAGAAAGAGATTAAAAATAGCCAAATTAATACTCAGCTAGGCCTGCCTATTGATACTCACTACCTCACACTAGGCGCATCATTTGAGCAAAAGGATCTAACAGACAATAGTTTATCGCTGACTTCTAAAAACCAACAATGGGCAATCTTTGCTGAAGATGAATGGTATCTGACGGATACATTCGCTCTCACTCTTGGTTTACGTTACGACGATAATGAGATCTTTGATGGGCAGCTTAGTCCAAGAGTCTACGGGGTGTGGTCCATTGATCCGAGTTGGACGCTAAAAGGTGGTGTATCTACCGGCTATCGTGCTCCTAGCCTAACAGAAATGGACGAAGACTGGATTCAAGAAAGCTGTCGAGGCCGTTGTGCAATTTATGGGAACCCAGAACTAACGGCAGAGACATCAGTGAACACGGAGATGGGCCTATATTACGTCGATGATAGAGATCTTTCTGCGAACGTCACTCTTTTTTACAGCGACTTCAAAGACAAAATAGAAAGTGCATATGTCGATCCTACATGCACTAATAGCAGAAGTTGTGACCGTACTTACGTCAACATTGATGATGCGATCAGCTATGGCGCGGAAAGCTCAGTTTCTCAGGGCATTACCGAATCGATAACACTAAGTGCAACCTACACTTATACTCGCAGTGAGAAGAACACCGATGACGAAGATAATGGCTTACCACTTGTTCAAGCTCCTGAACATCAAATCTCGATTAACGGTGATTGGGCAGTGCGTGACGATATTGCTTCATGGGCTCGTGTGAACTACCAAGGTGAAGAAAAAGATAACATTACGAGCGATAGTACTCGGACTCTCGCACCTTCAATTACTTACGTTGATCTCGGTGCGAATTGGCATGTAACTGAGAATGTGAAGGTAATGGCGGCGGTTTACAATTTGTTCGATGAGCAAACTACAGAAGAAGAGTTTGGTTACATTGAAGATGGCCGACGTTACTGGTTAGCTGCTGAAGCGACTTTCTAA
- a CDS encoding LysR family transcriptional regulator, with protein MNLSQIDLNLLFVLKHLLEEKHVSNTAMALNMSQSAVSRALQKMRVFFDDELLVRKKYGYELTPKAESVKHDINNVITSLEKLAHKDSFDPSTVTSTVKVYGLLPQINTLMPKVIAKIRQQAPNLTVSLDSAPKRHFDALVAGDVHFALSSHQPPSSEQNIYRMVVAKRTFRLLMNRKHPLADQDLTPEKLADFDFGQVSLQGEKRLSFEHKYQELGLANKKQRLSAPVQLSNFSSAPSIAAETDIIFHLPTPFAEAACQDSRLIVREVPPELQLDFQEVYLYWHKRFNDDPMCEWVRDIFKQLYVGKDTLS; from the coding sequence ATGAACTTGTCTCAAATTGATTTGAATTTACTGTTTGTTTTAAAGCACCTTCTGGAAGAAAAGCATGTATCGAATACTGCCATGGCTTTAAACATGAGTCAGTCGGCGGTAAGTCGAGCATTGCAAAAAATGCGAGTTTTCTTTGATGACGAATTGCTGGTACGAAAGAAGTACGGGTATGAGTTGACACCCAAAGCGGAGTCGGTAAAGCATGACATCAACAATGTCATTACCAGTTTAGAGAAACTTGCCCATAAAGACTCTTTTGATCCAAGTACCGTCACGAGCACAGTCAAGGTTTATGGGCTTCTTCCGCAGATAAATACTTTAATGCCCAAGGTGATTGCCAAGATTCGTCAACAAGCCCCAAATCTTACGGTCAGCTTGGATTCAGCACCAAAACGTCATTTTGATGCATTGGTTGCTGGAGATGTGCACTTCGCGCTGTCTTCTCACCAGCCGCCAAGTTCTGAGCAAAATATCTACCGAATGGTCGTTGCGAAACGCACATTCCGCTTGTTAATGAACCGCAAACACCCATTGGCTGACCAAGATCTTACCCCCGAAAAACTGGCTGATTTCGATTTTGGACAAGTTTCTTTGCAAGGTGAGAAACGTTTGTCTTTTGAACACAAGTACCAAGAGCTTGGGTTAGCAAACAAAAAACAACGCTTGTCAGCGCCAGTTCAGCTAAGCAATTTTAGCTCCGCTCCCAGCATCGCTGCGGAAACAGATATTATTTTTCATCTGCCGACACCATTTGCTGAAGCTGCCTGCCAAGATTCTCGTCTAATCGTACGTGAAGTCCCGCCGGAGTTGCAGTTGGACTTCCAAGAGGTCTACCTATATTGGCATAAACGCTTTAACGATGACCCGATGTGTGAGTGGGTACGTGACATTTTTAAGCAGCTTTATGTTGGTAAAGATACCTTATCTTAA
- a CDS encoding integrase: protein MVGRARSKETAHYPAFLVRMSHRGDLRFRFTTVEGVKRLFPSGTTEQEAIQAAYVYNMQNRPELTQDFDLNEPTQFQRAISKGRRDKFNKPLKDWLPVVLARVKAEEKLSKDVFRNLERDCERLEEHMGKCLTKSLKLQHINEHIGKYYAELNNRQLNGKISNLKKIFSYLADESAIESNFVLNKKQRRLSKEDYTKARHNLDYESYLQIYEAAPLFLKVAMSLTLETTHAVREIYRLRYRIKKPREGVCGILWNPESRVDYIDGQPIYGTLYIHRQKVQKSETSAVAIPVTQAIKDIVDLSKTSRLHCPYVVHRKPRQLQRGISKETDHLYQVHHHNISKEFSKVRDSLGLYDHLKKSLRPTYHEIRGLSARMIEEQGISATERMAHANADTTKIYTRENDIRWNQVSAIEVKPKVG from the coding sequence ATGGTAGGTCGAGCAAGAAGTAAAGAAACGGCTCACTACCCAGCATTTCTTGTGCGAATGAGCCACAGGGGAGATCTTCGTTTTCGCTTTACAACAGTTGAAGGTGTTAAACGACTTTTCCCTAGTGGCACAACTGAGCAAGAGGCGATTCAAGCGGCGTATGTTTATAACATGCAGAACAGGCCGGAATTGACGCAAGACTTCGATCTTAATGAGCCAACCCAATTTCAAAGAGCTATATCAAAAGGGCGTAGAGATAAGTTTAATAAGCCATTAAAAGATTGGCTTCCTGTCGTGTTGGCCCGTGTCAAAGCCGAAGAGAAGCTCTCTAAAGATGTATTTAGAAACTTAGAACGTGACTGCGAAAGGTTGGAAGAGCATATGGGTAAGTGCTTAACAAAATCGCTGAAGTTACAGCATATCAATGAGCACATTGGTAAATACTATGCCGAACTTAATAATCGACAGCTAAATGGAAAAATCAGCAATCTGAAAAAGATATTTTCCTATTTGGCTGATGAGAGTGCGATAGAGAGTAACTTTGTTCTTAACAAGAAACAGCGACGTTTATCGAAAGAGGATTACACCAAAGCGCGTCACAACTTAGATTACGAAAGCTATCTTCAGATTTACGAAGCAGCACCATTGTTTTTGAAAGTAGCAATGTCTTTAACCCTAGAGACGACTCATGCTGTGCGAGAAATCTACCGATTGCGTTATCGAATCAAGAAGCCAAGAGAAGGCGTATGCGGTATTCTATGGAATCCAGAGAGTAGGGTGGACTACATTGACGGCCAACCCATCTACGGAACGCTTTACATCCATCGCCAGAAAGTCCAAAAGTCGGAGACTTCTGCGGTAGCAATTCCGGTTACTCAGGCGATTAAAGATATTGTCGATCTATCCAAAACCTCAAGGTTGCACTGTCCGTATGTAGTGCATAGAAAACCTCGTCAATTACAACGCGGCATCTCTAAGGAAACGGATCATCTTTATCAGGTTCACCACCACAATATAAGCAAAGAGTTCAGCAAAGTAAGAGACTCTTTGGGTTTATACGATCACCTCAAAAAATCCCTTCGACCTACCTATCACGAGATTCGAGGTTTGTCGGCCAGAATGATTGAAGAGCAGGGCATAAGCGCTACTGAGCGAATGGCCCATGCCAATGCTGATACAACGAAGATATACACGAGAGAAAATGATATTCGCTGGAATCAGGTATCGGCGATTGAGGTGAAACCAAAGGTTGGTTAG
- a CDS encoding class I SAM-dependent methyltransferase — translation MFKKISNATTKPVVWSEYTADVLWTDNHIASQMLAFHLDPELSLASRTASFIEESVSWLTSEFKLDETSKVIDFGCGPGLYTHRFKERGIGTVVGLDFSRNSLKYAEEQAERERLSIEYNHGNYLEYSDSRTFDLITLVMCDLCALNPEQRSKLFSKFKLLLAPNGSIALDVYTATRFANQSESLSLEKNSMNGFWSDKDYWCIQSSFKYEDEKVTLDKYVISQEDKEWTVLNWLQHFTIENLSRELAAHNLEIKRTYSDLRGTPFTDGDEIALVIGHK, via the coding sequence ATGTTTAAAAAAATTAGTAACGCAACAACTAAACCTGTTGTTTGGTCTGAATACACAGCAGATGTTCTTTGGACTGATAACCATATAGCAAGTCAAATGCTCGCTTTCCACTTAGATCCAGAGCTAAGCCTTGCCTCTAGAACTGCATCTTTCATTGAAGAATCTGTTTCTTGGCTAACTTCTGAGTTTAAGCTAGATGAAACTTCAAAAGTGATTGATTTTGGCTGTGGGCCAGGGCTTTATACCCATCGCTTTAAAGAAAGAGGAATCGGAACAGTCGTTGGTTTGGATTTTTCTAGAAACTCTTTGAAGTATGCAGAAGAACAAGCGGAGCGAGAGCGCCTTTCTATCGAGTACAATCATGGCAACTATCTCGAATATAGCGATTCACGAACATTCGATTTAATTACCCTAGTTATGTGCGACTTATGCGCTTTGAACCCAGAACAACGCTCAAAGCTATTTAGTAAATTCAAGCTACTACTTGCCCCTAATGGTTCGATTGCACTTGATGTTTATACCGCAACAAGATTTGCCAACCAGAGTGAATCTTTGAGCCTTGAGAAAAATTCTATGAATGGCTTTTGGAGTGACAAAGATTACTGGTGTATCCAATCTTCGTTCAAATACGAGGATGAAAAGGTTACGTTGGATAAATATGTCATCTCTCAAGAAGACAAAGAATGGACAGTACTCAACTGGCTTCAACATTTCACCATTGAAAACCTTAGCCGAGAATTAGCCGCTCACAACCTTGAGATCAAGCGCACTTACAGTGATCTTAGGGGGACACCATTTACAGATGGTGATGAGATAGCACTAGTTATTGGTCACAAATAA
- a CDS encoding protein adenylyltransferase SelO, whose protein sequence is MSNKAGTDTSERICELNDLAKVADYSLLDTLVPDPDATEDGLDFYPRQVFSGHYVPVKPTPIADPVYVAHSQQFFRELGLDDSLAKTEAFKQLFSGDVTNVPAPMRTTGWATGYALSIFGNEYIDQCPFKTGNGYGDGRAVSVFEGVLNGKRWEMQLKGGGPTPYCRGADGRAVLRSSVREFLAQEYMNALGIPTSRSLSLFASQTETVDRPWYSEGSRSENPDIMIANPVAISTRVAPSFLRVGQLELFSRRARVNEHPNAMAELEMMVLHIIEREYKQQIDSSLPLAEKILLLATEFRERLTSLISNWLRVGYCQGNFNSDNCSVGGFTLDYGPFGFCEYFEPFFQPWTGGGRHFAFLNQSQAAEKNFETFCGALKPLLQSEPDALEKLEQIVEGFSSVMQAKASQMWASKLGLETLNSDLFNQLLALMIKSHVDYTIFFRELSKIPTEVSDLSACFYAQLSEELELAWNQWLKSWRELLSSAGEKSLEDVSCQMKKVNPKYTWREWLIVPAYEQAQKGEFSLIQELQSILANPYDEQSEEVEAKYYQLRPMEYFAAGGVSHYSCSS, encoded by the coding sequence ATGAGTAATAAAGCAGGTACAGATACCTCAGAACGTATTTGCGAACTGAATGACCTTGCGAAAGTCGCGGATTATTCGTTGTTGGATACGCTTGTACCAGATCCAGATGCAACGGAAGATGGCCTAGACTTTTATCCGAGACAGGTCTTTTCTGGGCATTATGTACCCGTTAAGCCAACACCTATTGCAGATCCTGTTTATGTTGCTCACAGCCAACAATTTTTTCGAGAGTTAGGCCTTGATGATAGTCTGGCAAAAACAGAAGCGTTCAAACAACTGTTCTCTGGTGATGTAACTAACGTGCCTGCACCGATGAGAACGACAGGGTGGGCGACGGGTTATGCGCTTTCTATATTTGGCAATGAATACATCGATCAGTGTCCTTTCAAAACGGGGAACGGTTATGGCGATGGTCGCGCGGTATCAGTTTTCGAAGGAGTATTGAACGGCAAGCGTTGGGAAATGCAGCTCAAAGGTGGCGGCCCAACGCCTTATTGTCGTGGAGCGGATGGCAGAGCGGTATTGCGTTCAAGCGTTCGCGAGTTTTTAGCGCAAGAGTATATGAATGCTTTAGGGATCCCAACATCACGCTCATTGAGTCTATTTGCTTCCCAAACGGAAACGGTTGATCGCCCTTGGTACAGTGAAGGCTCGCGGTCAGAGAATCCAGATATTATGATCGCTAATCCGGTTGCTATCTCGACTCGGGTAGCACCTTCATTTTTGCGAGTAGGGCAACTAGAGTTATTTAGCCGCAGAGCGCGCGTTAACGAACATCCTAACGCGATGGCTGAATTAGAAATGATGGTATTGCATATCATCGAAAGGGAATACAAGCAGCAAATTGACTCTAGCCTTCCTTTGGCTGAAAAAATATTGCTCCTAGCGACCGAGTTTAGAGAGCGGCTAACATCTTTAATCTCCAATTGGCTGCGTGTCGGTTACTGTCAGGGTAATTTTAATAGTGATAACTGCTCAGTAGGCGGGTTTACCCTAGACTATGGGCCTTTTGGATTCTGCGAGTACTTTGAACCATTTTTCCAACCTTGGACTGGTGGTGGTCGTCACTTTGCTTTTCTTAACCAATCTCAGGCCGCCGAGAAGAATTTCGAGACATTCTGTGGTGCCTTGAAGCCTTTACTGCAATCGGAACCTGATGCGTTAGAAAAGTTGGAACAGATTGTTGAAGGTTTTTCTTCAGTTATGCAGGCGAAAGCGAGTCAGATGTGGGCGTCTAAGCTCGGCTTAGAGACACTAAACAGCGACCTATTTAACCAACTGCTTGCTTTGATGATTAAAAGCCACGTTGACTACACTATCTTCTTCCGCGAACTTTCTAAGATTCCAACAGAGGTGTCTGATTTGTCAGCATGCTTTTATGCGCAATTAAGCGAGGAGTTAGAACTGGCGTGGAATCAGTGGCTTAAATCTTGGCGAGAGTTACTGAGCTCGGCTGGGGAGAAAAGCCTTGAGGATGTTTCGTGCCAAATGAAAAAGGTGAACCCTAAGTATACTTGGCGAGAGTGGTTGATTGTTCCCGCTTATGAACAAGCGCAGAAAGGGGAGTTTAGCCTAATCCAAGAACTGCAAAGCATTCTGGCTAACCCGTATGATGAGCAATCTGAAGAGGTTGAAGCAAAATACTATCAGCTAAGGCCGATGGAGTATTTTGCCGCTGGTGGTGTGTCTCATTACAGCTGTTCTTCGTAG
- a CDS encoding 6-pyruvoyl trahydropterin synthase family protein, whose product MNLFVRDLTVIDSSYICEQRGVVGDSWIVDVIMSGELNEMSMVLDFGRVKKQIKQLVDEFVDHRLLIPVQSAAIVYKPSKSGYSTLDVLRGEKSIHLNCPNEAYCLIDAEAVTIESITQHVYQILRNNLPSNVTGLEITLRHENIAGAFYHYTHGLKKHDGNCQRIAHGHRSPIEIIVDGERDNDKEVAFSKRWEDIYLGSKEDQVSVSTLNLSESAKVISDESHYGFRYTAPQGEFELAMAKSETEILPTDTTVELLAGYIADEIKPTVAEGQSLQVIAYEGVGKGAMAFR is encoded by the coding sequence TTGAACCTATTTGTAAGAGATCTCACCGTTATCGATTCTTCATACATCTGTGAACAGAGAGGAGTCGTCGGAGACAGCTGGATAGTCGATGTCATCATGTCTGGTGAGCTTAATGAAATGAGTATGGTGTTGGATTTCGGTAGGGTGAAGAAGCAAATCAAACAACTCGTTGATGAGTTTGTCGATCATCGATTGCTTATCCCAGTACAAAGCGCAGCTATCGTTTACAAACCAAGTAAATCGGGTTATTCCACACTCGACGTCCTGCGTGGTGAAAAGAGTATTCATCTAAACTGCCCGAATGAAGCGTATTGCTTAATTGATGCCGAAGCCGTCACCATTGAGAGCATTACTCAACATGTCTACCAGATTCTGCGAAACAACCTGCCTAGCAATGTGACAGGGCTGGAAATTACACTGCGTCATGAGAACATTGCAGGTGCCTTCTACCATTACACGCATGGTTTGAAAAAGCACGATGGCAACTGCCAACGTATCGCACACGGACACCGCTCTCCAATCGAAATTATTGTCGATGGGGAGCGAGACAACGACAAAGAAGTGGCTTTTTCCAAACGCTGGGAAGATATCTATTTAGGTTCAAAGGAAGATCAGGTTTCTGTTTCAACGCTGAATCTCAGCGAAAGTGCTAAGGTAATTTCCGACGAAAGCCATTATGGTTTCCGATACACAGCGCCGCAGGGTGAGTTTGAACTTGCCATGGCCAAAAGTGAAACTGAAATTTTGCCAACGGATACAACGGTTGAGCTATTAGCGGGTTACATTGCTGATGAAATAAAACCAACGGTTGCAGAAGGTCAATCGTTACAAGTTATCGCTTATGAAGGTGTGGGTAAAGGGGCGATGGCTTTTCGATAA
- the nrdF gene encoding class 1b ribonucleoside-diphosphate reductase subunit beta, which yields MSTTYAEPVRAINWNRMQDDKDLEIWNRLTVNFWLPEKVPLSNDIQTWKQLTEEEQTLTIRVFTGLTLLDTIQNTVGAPALMADARTPHEEAVLTNIAFMEAVHARSYSSVFSTLCTTPQIDEAFRWAEENPLLQKKAQLVLEDYLVEGDPLKKKVASVFLESFLFYSGFYLPMHWSSRAKLTNTADLIRLIIRDEAIHGYYIGYKFQLAFNELAEQEQAKVKDEAYSLMFSLYEIESQYTESLYDQVGLTEDVKHFLHYNANKALMNLGFEPLFPDELCQVNPAIMAALSPNADENHDFFSGSGSSYVIGKAVATEDEDWDF from the coding sequence ATGAGTACTACATACGCTGAACCGGTTCGCGCTATCAACTGGAACCGAATGCAAGATGATAAAGACCTTGAGATATGGAACCGATTAACTGTTAACTTTTGGCTTCCAGAGAAAGTGCCTCTATCGAATGATATTCAGACGTGGAAACAACTGACTGAAGAAGAGCAGACATTAACAATTCGAGTTTTTACTGGCCTAACTTTGCTTGATACGATTCAAAATACGGTGGGTGCCCCAGCATTAATGGCAGATGCCAGAACGCCCCATGAAGAAGCTGTGCTAACGAATATTGCCTTTATGGAAGCTGTGCATGCGCGTAGCTATTCGTCTGTCTTCTCGACCTTGTGCACTACGCCACAGATCGACGAAGCTTTTCGTTGGGCTGAAGAGAACCCGCTATTGCAAAAGAAAGCTCAATTAGTGCTTGAAGACTATTTGGTTGAAGGCGATCCACTGAAGAAAAAAGTGGCGAGTGTATTTCTTGAGAGCTTTTTGTTCTATTCCGGTTTTTATCTACCAATGCACTGGTCGAGTCGGGCAAAGTTGACCAATACAGCGGATTTGATTCGCCTGATCATTCGTGATGAAGCGATTCACGGCTACTACATTGGCTATAAGTTCCAGTTAGCGTTTAACGAACTGGCGGAACAAGAGCAAGCTAAAGTCAAGGATGAAGCCTACTCCTTAATGTTCTCTTTGTACGAAATTGAAAGTCAGTACACGGAATCACTGTATGACCAAGTTGGCTTAACAGAAGACGTAAAACACTTTCTGCATTACAACGCGAATAAGGCTTTGATGAACCTTGGGTTTGAACCTCTATTCCCTGATGAGTTATGTCAGGTTAATCCTGCCATTATGGCTGCGTTGTCGCCAAATGCAGACGAGAACCATGACTTCTTCTCCGGTTCAGGCTCGTCTTACGTTATAGGTAAAGCTGTCGCTACTGAAGACGAAGATTGGGATTTTTAA
- the nrdE gene encoding class 1b ribonucleoside-diphosphate reductase subunit alpha — MDNQFSTEPLDYHALNAMLNLLDDQGGIQFDADRQAARQFFLQHVNQNTVFFHNLGEKLDYLVNEGYYEKEVLQQYDRDFLQQIWDSAYQVKFRFRTFLGAYKFFTSYALKTRDGKRYLERFEDRVVMTALTLARGDKEFALDLMQEIISQRFQPATPTFINSGKKSRGELISCFLLRIEDNMESIGRAINSSLQLSRRGGGVALLLSNLREQGAPIKGILNQSSGVVPVMKLLEDSFSYANQLGARQGAGAVYLNVHHPDIMQFLDTKRENADEKIRIKTLSLGVVIPDITLELAKQNKDMYLFSPHDVERVYGMPFSEISVSEKYHEMVDDPRIRKSKISARGLFQTLAEIQFESGYPYIMFEDTVNAANPIEGRINMSNLCSEILQVNDASHFNDDLSYQHLGRDISCNLGSVNIAKALDGGQLAHTVEVSIRALNAVSEMSAIDSVPSIRRGNDESHAIGLGQMNLHGFLAREQIHYDSEEAIDFTSAYFAATLFHCLTASNKLAQEKQQVFVGFEQSQYANGEFFTKYLQKDYSPKTDTVREVFERLDMRVPTVEEWQQLQSKVVEFGLYNRNLQAIPPTGSISYINDATASVHPVTAKVEIRKEGKIGRVYFPAPYLNNQNLEYFKDAYEIGPKAIIDVYAAATEHVDQGLSLTLFFSDEVTTRDINKAQIYAWTKKIKTLYYIRMRQKALEGTQVEGCVSCSL, encoded by the coding sequence ATGGATAACCAATTCAGCACCGAGCCGTTGGACTACCACGCGCTCAATGCCATGCTTAATTTACTTGATGATCAAGGCGGTATTCAGTTTGATGCTGACCGACAGGCCGCCCGCCAATTCTTTTTACAACACGTCAACCAGAACACCGTTTTCTTCCACAATCTAGGTGAGAAACTGGATTACCTCGTCAACGAGGGCTATTACGAAAAAGAAGTTTTACAACAATACGATAGAGATTTCTTGCAGCAAATATGGGATAGCGCTTATCAAGTTAAATTCCGCTTCAGAACATTTCTTGGAGCTTACAAATTCTTTACTTCTTATGCGCTGAAAACGCGCGATGGAAAACGTTATTTAGAGCGTTTTGAAGATCGTGTTGTGATGACAGCGCTGACACTTGCTCGGGGTGACAAAGAATTCGCTCTCGATCTCATGCAAGAGATCATTTCTCAGCGTTTTCAGCCAGCGACTCCTACTTTTATCAATTCGGGTAAGAAGAGTCGAGGCGAACTGATTTCCTGCTTTTTGCTGAGAATCGAAGACAATATGGAGAGCATCGGTAGGGCGATTAACTCTTCATTACAACTGTCCCGCCGAGGGGGAGGCGTTGCACTTTTATTGAGTAACCTGCGCGAGCAAGGGGCTCCGATCAAAGGCATTCTTAATCAAAGTTCCGGCGTTGTGCCTGTTATGAAGTTGCTAGAAGATAGCTTCTCTTATGCGAATCAGCTCGGTGCTCGCCAAGGTGCTGGAGCGGTGTATTTGAATGTGCACCATCCTGATATCATGCAGTTTCTGGACACCAAAAGAGAAAATGCAGATGAAAAAATCCGTATCAAAACGCTAAGTCTAGGCGTTGTGATCCCGGATATTACTCTAGAGTTAGCTAAACAGAACAAAGATATGTATTTGTTCTCACCACATGATGTCGAGCGTGTCTATGGTATGCCTTTCTCTGAAATCAGCGTGAGCGAGAAATACCATGAAATGGTCGACGATCCTCGTATTCGCAAGAGCAAAATTTCTGCGCGAGGCTTGTTTCAAACGCTGGCCGAAATTCAGTTCGAATCTGGTTATCCTTACATCATGTTTGAGGATACTGTAAACGCTGCCAACCCGATTGAGGGACGTATTAACATGTCGAATCTTTGTTCCGAGATTTTGCAAGTTAACGACGCTTCTCACTTTAATGATGATTTGAGTTACCAGCATTTAGGGCGAGACATCTCCTGCAACTTAGGTTCGGTTAATATTGCTAAAGCGCTAGATGGTGGGCAATTAGCGCATACGGTAGAGGTTTCAATTCGGGCACTCAATGCCGTTTCTGAAATGAGTGCGATAGACAGTGTGCCGTCGATACGCAGAGGGAATGATGAAAGCCATGCTATCGGTTTAGGTCAGATGAACCTGCACGGATTTTTAGCGAGAGAGCAGATTCATTATGACAGCGAAGAGGCGATCGACTTTACCAGTGCTTACTTTGCCGCCACTCTGTTCCATTGTTTAACGGCTTCAAACAAATTGGCTCAAGAGAAGCAGCAAGTATTTGTTGGCTTCGAACAATCTCAATACGCCAACGGAGAGTTTTTCACCAAGTACCTGCAGAAAGACTATTCGCCTAAGACGGATACCGTCAGAGAGGTGTTTGAGCGACTCGATATGCGCGTGCCTACCGTTGAAGAATGGCAGCAACTGCAATCCAAGGTTGTTGAGTTTGGATTGTACAATCGTAACCTTCAAGCGATTCCACCAACAGGGTCAATCAGTTACATCAACGATGCGACGGCTTCGGTTCACCCGGTGACAGCGAAAGTTGAGATTCGTAAAGAGGGTAAGATTGGGCGCGTTTACTTCCCTGCACCATACCTCAATAACCAAAACCTTGAGTACTTCAAAGATGCTTATGAGATTGGTCCTAAAGCCATTATTGATGTTTACGCTGCAGCAACAGAGCATGTCGATCAGGGCTTGTCCTTGACGCTCTTCTTCAGTGATGAAGTCACGACTCGTGATATCAATAAAGCGCAAATTTATGCGTGGACGAAGAAGATCAAAACGCTTTACTACATACGTATGCGCCAAAAAGCGCTCGAAGGTACGCAAGTTGAAGGCTGCGTCTCTTGCTCTTTGTAA